A DNA window from Calliphora vicina chromosome 1, idCalVici1.1, whole genome shotgun sequence contains the following coding sequences:
- the LOC135954280 gene encoding asparagine-rich protein-like, with protein MSRINNETISGTSKEMNNTIEKNVENLTNVSPFLIKKVIDCACGSEVEMCKKIRDGNILIKTKNNLQAAKLITLTSLSPSIQVEVREHTTLNFSKGVIYSNDLRGIEEEEILHELKNQNVTEIRKILKKVGKELIETGLIIITLATLNLPENLKIGYEKVKVRPYIPYPLRCRKCLRYGHTKNTCVNNAICPNCALSYHFEEDDEKCNNPSTCVNCVYNNNANSQHSSLDKNCPIFLREKEIQSIVTLEKVDRKKAVETYKQRHQSGQSSYSTVTKTATTNKQVFFSTSNNNPTTLSNTIRESSNLTNVNNSTTLCTTTREPVNYNNIETPTCSNIESTINSAKQKLVNILPKNTSNRSIQLNASMKVLARLKNNWNLNK; from the coding sequence ATGAGTAGAATTAACAATGAAACAATTAGTGGTACATCAAAAGAAATGAACAAcacaatagaaaaaaatgttgaaaatttaacaaatgtcTCTCCATTCCTcatcaaaaaagttattgatTGTGCATGCGGTAGTGAAGTCGAAATGTGCAAAAAAATTCGCGACGGTAATAtattgataaaaacaaaaaacaatttgcaaGCTGCCAAACTTATTACATTGACTTCCCTTTCACCCTCCATACAAGTTGAAGTCCGCGAACACACTACTCTCAATTTCTCAAAAGGCGTAATTTACTCTAATGACCTCAGAGGAATAGAAGAAGAAGAAATACTACATGAACTCAAAAACCAAAATGTAactgaaataagaaaaatattgaaaaaagttgGTAAAGAGCTAATTGAGACGGGACTAATAATTATTACATTAGCCACTCTCAACTTACCAGAGAATTTAAAGATAGGCtatgaaaaagtaaaagtaCGTCCCTATATCCCCTACCCTCTAAGATGCCGCAAGTGCTTACGATATGGACATACTAAAAATACATGTGTAAACAATGCAATATGCCCAAATTGTGCACTATCATATCATTTCGAAGAAGACGATGAAAAATGTAATAATCCATCAACATGCGTTAATTGTGTTTATAACAACAATGCAAACAGCCAACATAGTTCTCTGGACAAAAAttgtccaatatttttaagagaaaaaGAAATACAATCAATTGTAACATTAGAAAAAGTAGATAGAAAAAAAGCTGTCGAAACCTACAAACAACGTCACCAAAGCGGACAATCATCTTACTCTACTGTAACAAAAACAGCAACGACAAATAAACAGGTTTTTTTCTCAACTAGTAACAATAACCCAACTACTCTTAGTAACACCATACGAGAATCTTCAAACTTAACTAATGTCAACAATTCAACTACTCTTTGTACAACCACAAGAGAACCAGTGAACTACAACAATATTGAAACACCTACGTGCTCTAATATTGAATCTACCATTAACTCAGCAAAGCAGAAATTAGTAAATATTCTACCAAAAAATACATCAAATAGATCAATACAA